Proteins from a genomic interval of Diceros bicornis minor isolate mBicDic1 chromosome 34, mDicBic1.mat.cur, whole genome shotgun sequence:
- the BCL3 gene encoding B-cell lymphoma 3 protein: protein MPRCPAGAMDEGPVDLRTRPKAAGPPGAALPLRKRPLRAPSPEPAAPRAATGPLVPPDPLRGGSDMPAVPAPPHGLARPEAVYYPGPILPLYPTPTMGSPFPLLNLPTPLYPMVCPMEHPLSADIAMATRADEDGDTPLHIAVVQANLPAVHRLVNLFQHGGRELDIYNNLRQTPLHLAVITTLPSVVRLLVMAGASPMALDRHGQTAAHLACEHRSPTCLRALLDSAAPGTVDLEARNYDGLTALHVAVNTECQEAVLLLLERGADIDAVDIKSGRSPLIHAVENNSLSMVQLLLQHGANVNAQMYSGSSALHSASGRGLLPLVRTLVRSGADSGLKNCHNDTPLMVARSRRVIDILRGKATRPAPASQPEPSPDRSATTSPESSSRLSSNGLLSASPSSSPSQSPPKEPPGFPMAPPNFFLSPSSPPAFLPFAGVLRAPGRPVPPSPAPGGS from the exons ATGCCCCGATGCCCCGCAGGGGCCATGGACGAGGGGCCCGTAGACCTGCGCACCCGGCCCAAGGCCGCCGGCCCCCCGGGCGCCGCGCTGCCGCTCCGCAAGCGCCCGCTCCGCGCGCCCTCCCCTGAGCCCGCCGCCCCCCGCGCCGCCACGGGCCCGCTCGTCCCCCCGGATCCCCTGCGCGGCGGCTCCGACATGCCGGCGGTCCCCGCGCCCCCCCACGGCCTGGCCCGGCCTGAGGCGGTTTACTACCCTG GACCTATACTGCCCCTGTACCCCACCCCGACCATGGGCTCCCCCTTTCCTCTGCTGAACCTGCCTACGCCCCTGTACCCCATGGTGTGCCCCATGGAACATCCCCTGTCGGCTGACATCGCCATGGCAACCCGTGCAGATGAGGACGGAGACAC gccactCCACATCGCCGTGGTGCAGGCCAATCTGCCAGCTGTGCATCGGCTCGTCAACCTCTTCCAGCACGGGGGCCGGGAGCTGGACATCTACAACAACCTACGGCAG ACACCCCTCCACCTGGCCGTGATCACCACATTGCCGTCGGTGGTCCGGCTCCTGGTGATGGCCggtgccagccccatggcccTGGACCGCCACGGCCAGACGGCAGCCCACCTGGCGTGCGAGCACCGCAGCCCGACCTGCCTGCGGGCCCTGCTGGACAGCGCGGCCCCAGGCACGGTGGACCTGGAGGCCCGCAATTACGACG GGCTCACTGCCCTGCACGTGGCCGTGAACACCGAGTGCCAAGAAGCCGTGCTGCTCTTGCTGGAGCGCGGCGCGGACATCGACGCGGTG GACATTAAGAGCGGCCGCTCCCCGCTCATCCACGCCGTGGAGAACAACAGTCTCAGTATGGTGcagctgctgctccag CACGGCGCCAACGTGAACGCGCAGATGTACTCGGGCAGCTCGGCGCTGCACTCGGCGTCCGGCCGCGGGCTCCTCCCGCTGGTGCGCACGCTGGTCCGCAGCGGCGCCGACAGCGGCCTCAAGAACTGTCACAACGACACGCCACTCATGGTGGCGCGCAGCCGCCGG GTCATCGACATCCTGAGGGGGAAAGCCACGCGGCCTGCGCCCGCATCACAGCCGGAACCCTCGCCCGACCGGAGTGCCACCACATCCCCGGAAAGCAGCAGCCGCCTCAGCTCCAATG GTCTTCTCTCTGCATCTCCATCCTCCTCACCCTCCCAGTCTCCCCCCAAGGAGCCCCCAGGATTCCCCATGGCTCCCCccaatttcttcctttccccctcATCTCCACCTGCCTTCCTGCCCTTTGCTGGGGTCCTCCGAGCCCCTGGCCGGCCGGTGCCGCCCTCCCCAgctccaggaggcagctga
- the CBLC gene encoding E3 ubiquitin-protein ligase CBL-C — MAAAAALRGRQREEPRALRRAVRLLQRLEERCGDPRLSSSPPSLRDLLPRTAQLLRDVAQARRAAGGGGPEGPGGAGDFLVVYLANLEAKSRQVAELLPPRGGRSANDELFREGSRLRRQLAKLALIFSHMHAELGALFPQGKYCGHTYQLIKAPAHAFWRERCGARCVLPWAEFESLLSTCHPVESGATALALRSTIDLTCSGHVSIFEFDVFTRLFQPWPTLLKNWQLLAVNHPGYMAFLTYDEVRARLQACRDKPGSYIFRPSCTRLGQWAIGYVSSDGSILQTIPPNQPLFKALLEGQKEGFYLYPDGKNHNPNLTELCQMEPHQRIQVSEEQLQLYWAMDSTFELCKICAESNKDVKIEPCGHLLCSRCLAAWQHSDSQTCPFCRSEIKGREAVSIHQFPGKPEEARAAAEDPRDGSDQEDGEEELEQVASLAPPLPPRLDLSPRRPRDEGQPKVAPLALPRLRAPLALPRFRTVASALWESTSSPQAREGATEDS, encoded by the exons ATGGCAGCGGCGGCGGCCCTGCGGGGGCGGCAGCGGGAAGAGCCCCGCGCCCTCCGCCGGGCGGTGAGGCTGCTGCAGCGCCTGGAAGAGCGGTGCGGGGACCCCCGGCTCTCCTCGAGCCCCCCCTCTCTGCGGGACCTGCTGCCCCGCACCGCGCAGCTACTGCGGGACGTGGCCCAGGCCCGGAGGGCGGCCGGCGGAGGCGGCCCCGAGGGTCCCGGGGGCGCGGGGGACTTCCTCGTCGTCTACCTGGCCAACCTGGAGGCCAAGAGCAGGCAGGTGGCGGAACTGCTGCCACCCCGGGGCGGGAGGAGCGCCAACGACGAGCTCTTCCGGGAGGGCTCCAGACTCAG GCGACAGCTGGCCAAGCTGGCCCTCATCTTCAGCCACATGCACGCGGAGCTGGGCGCGCTCTTCCCCCAGGGAAAGTACTGCGGACACACGTACCAGCTCATCAAGGCGCCAGCCCACGCCTTCTGGAGGGAGCGCTGCGGGGCCCG GTGTGTGCTGCCCTGGGCCGAGTTTGAGTCCCTCTTGTCTACCTGCCACCCTGTGGAGTCAGGCGCCACTGCCCTGGCCTTGCGCTCCACCATCGACCTCACCTGCAGTGGCCACGTGTCCATCTTCGAGTTTGATGTCTTCACCAGGCTCTTTCAG ccGTGGCCAACACTCCTCAAGAACTGGCAGCTCCTGGCTGTCAACCACCCGGGCTACATGGCCTTCCTCACGTATGACGAGGTCCGAGCGCGCCTGCAGGCCTGCAGAGACAAGCCAGGCAG CTACATATTTCGGCCCAGCTGCACTCGCCTGGGGCAGTGGGCCATCGGATACGTGAGCTCAGATGGCAGCATCCTGCAGACCATCCCTCCTAACCAACCGCTGTTCAAGGCCCTCCTGGAAGGGCAAAAGGAAGGCTT ctaCCTCTACCCTGATGGGAAGAACCACAATCCAAACCTGACAGAACTCTGCCAGATGGAACCCCATCAGCGCATCCAAGTGTCGGAG GAGCAGCTGCAGCTGTACTGGGCCATGGACTCCACGTTCGAGCTCTGTAAGATCTGCGCCGAGAGCAACAAAGATGTGAAGATCGAGCCATGTGGGCATCTGCTATGTAGCCGCTGCCTGGCCGCCTGGCAG CACTCGGACAGCCAGACTTGCCCCTTCTGCCGCAGCGAGATCAAGGGCCGGGAGGCTGTGAGCATCCACCAATTCCCAGGGAAGCCGGAGGAAGCCAGGGCCGCTGCTGAGGACCCGAGGGACGGCAGTGACCAggaagatggggaggaggagctggaacAG GTGGCCTCCTTAGCTCCCCCACTGCCCCCTCGGCTAGATCTGTCCCCCAGGAGACCCAGAGATGAAGGCCAGCCGAAGGTG